A section of the Hemibagrus wyckioides isolate EC202008001 linkage group LG04, SWU_Hwy_1.0, whole genome shotgun sequence genome encodes:
- the ppp1r15b gene encoding protein phosphatase 1 regulatory subunit 15B, whose translation MESVFGKAREGSAMQRFSHSGLALLPLTRQILIVLWENVRLMLQVICCSLMAVFQMFRFEVHLRITDDTGEHIQHMRNAHGDTEGFLLSSLFKSNDNVVVAGPSPLSRFNKDPFNLNSHSRSVLSSLVKDDLCCSLVDNLVSHATECLNDNEDVCAGEQFAWKHRFDWNIHKGLESRVDEECASNLHGKEVHDQIDCCTGLECNLLGLKLKSQSSDSEFSWGSSDSSSIDRERENSDGLWDLLRCSDDPYHPLHFTACISSAVANRQRTQTESSQQRNEFLSAPSSVSCGSDSSEQGTMETVNSEDEEEALWKSLCRDDDPYHPLNFRARLNSAHTFTDSHEKIPKICRDATSSKCPKPFLMQRKIISHQCPQLCMEKPAKVPWKKPLHKTVVANIKKISTVKRVKFSPIVQIHMMRAWSFALQSCRKGPWEEHARDRDRFQRRIWETEQAIGYCFMQSHRDKFLIYHQSNK comes from the exons ATGGAAAGCGTTTTTGGAAAAGCGAGAGAGGGAAGCGCGATGCAGCGCTTCAGCCACAGCGGCCTGGCGCTTTTACCGTTGACCAGACAGATCCTGATAGTACTGTGGGAAAACGTTCGCTTAATGCTTCAAGTCATCTGTTGCAGCTTAATGGCAG TTTTCCAGATGTTCCGATTCGAGGTTCACCTGCGCATCACAGATGACACAGGAGAACATATTCAGCATATGAGGAATGCCCATGGTGATACTGAAGGTTTTCTGTTGTCATCACTGTTTAAAAGCAACGATAATGTTGTAGTGGCAGGTCCAAGTCCTCTGTCAAGGTTTAACAAGGATCCTTTTAACCTAAACTCACATTCCAGATCTGTTCTCTCCAGTCTTGTTAAAGATGATCTCTGCTGCTCACTGGTGGACAATTTAGTATCTCACGCAACTGAGTGTCTCAATGATAATGAAgatgtgtgtgcaggtgagcAGTTTGCATGGAAACACAGATTTGACTGGAATATTCATAAAGGCTTAGAGAGTAGAGTAGATGAAGAATGTGCATCAAATCTTCATGGAAAGGAGGTTCATGACCAGATTGATTGCTGTACAGGATTGGAATGTAATTTGTTAGGTTTAAAGCTGAAAAGTCAAAGTTCAGATAGTGAGTTTAGCTGGGGCAGCTCAGATAGTTCCTCTATAGATCGGGAGCGAGAGAATAGTGATGGGCTCTGGGATCTTCTTAGGTGTTCAGATGATCCCTACCACCCACTGCACTTCACAGCATGTATATCCAGTGCAGTTGCTAACAGACAGAGAACACAAACAGAATCAAGTCAGCAAAGAAACGAGTTCTTATCAGCACCATCTAGTGTGTCATGTGGCTCAGATTCTAGTGAGCAAGGAACCATGGAGACTGTCAACTCggaagatgaagaggaggcATTGTGGAAGTCACTGTGTCGAGATGATGACCCGTACCACCCACTGAATTTTAGAGCTCGTCTCAACAGTGCACATACATTTACAGACTCCCATGAAAAAATCCCTAAAATATGCAGAGATGCCACAAGCTCTAAATGTCCCAAGCCATTTTTGATGCAAAGGAAAATTATCAGTCACCAATGTCCTCAGCTGTGTATGGAGAAGCCAGCAAAAGTTCCCTGGAAAAAGCCCCTACATAAGACTGTTGTTGCCAACATAAAGAAAATTTCTACTGTGAAAAGG GTAAAATTCTCTCCAATTGTTCAAATTCACATGATGAGAGCATGGTCATTTGCTCTTCAATCATGCCGTAAGGGACCATGGGAGGAGCACGCTCGCGATAGGGACCGTTTCCAGAGGAGAATTTGGGAAACAGAGCAAGCCATAGGATATTGTTTCATGCAATCACACAGAGATAAGTTTTTGATCTATCACCAAAGCAATAAATAA